The Glutamicibacter mishrai DNA window CGGAAGGCGTCAAAGTGCGTGCACCGGATCTTCTCGGACTCCACTACTGCGTCGGTTCCCTTGGCCCCGAGCCGCAAGGGCAGGTACTCATGCCGAATTCCGTTGTCTTCCGATTTATACGCCATCGCCCATTCATGCAGACCGAAGCAGGCGAAATTCCCCGGCCGCTGTGAAGTCCCGGCCAAGATCACGCGGGCAAATTCTATGGCGCGAGCTCGCGCCTGGGCGAAGGCCTGGACATCAAATTCATATCCCGTGCCCTGACCGGTTTCCACTGCGCGATAGAACTTCCACGTCGCTCGCTCTTGGGCCTCTTGGCCGGTGAGTACAACATTCAGCCCCGGGTGCCAGCGATAGAGCTGGCCTGGCTTTTGCGTGTAGTAGGTGAAAAGAAAATCCTCTATGGGATGCTTCCGACCTGTCATGCGACGTTCGACAAAGGGTTCTCCGAAGGCGCGCGCACGAGCCTCATGGCTGTGGGCCAGGGGCGTCCACTGGGAGGCTTCCAAAACGGCGGCGGTAACGGGCATACTTCTCATTATTCAATTCATCCGCCCAACAGACCACTTTGGTACCTCAACTCACATCTCATCCCTCAGGAGCTAGACATGGCAGACTTTCCCATCTGGGAACCACCAATCTTCGCCAGCGAGCAGGAACATCTGTTCGCCATGCTTGATCGCCTTCGAGCCACTTTCCGCTACAAAGCCGATGGTTTGAACCTGGAGCAGCTCAAAGCCCGGCTGCCCAGCAGCGAGCTGAGCATGGGCGGATTGCTGCAGCATCTGTCGACCGTGGAAGACGAGAAATTCAGCTATTTCATTGCGCGCGAGCGCCCAGAGGTTTTGCTCGAATTCCTGGAGCAGGACAAGAATCCTTTTATCGTCCAAGACGATGAAGACCCTCGGGCACTGTATGAACGCTACGACAAGGCGGTAGCAAAGAGCCGGCTGATCCAGCAGCAGATTATTGACGATGGCACGCTGGATACTGCCTCGGGGCTGGGATTCGAGGGGCAACAACCCTCGGTGCGCAGGATTATCTGCGACCTGATTGAAGAGTATGGACGGCATACCGGCCATTCGGATCTGATCCGAGAAGCGATCGATGGGCGCGTTGGCGAAGATCCCCCGCAGGACTTCCTCCCAATGTGGTTCAAGGGCTAAGGGCCGCGCCACGCACGGGCCCCTTGCCGGGTAGCCCTGCGAGGCTGGGCCATTGAGGGGGGCGAGCAGGACGGGCAAGGGCATGGCGATGCCCAGTGAGGCCGGGTTGATATTGTAGGTGCTGGCCAGAAGACTGAAGGAAAGCGGGAGTTCTCGGATCGCTACGCGCCTTGCGGGGCGTTTCTGAAAACCGCCAGCCTGGCCGCGTACGTGGTGCTGCATCATGCAGCCGGCCCGGAGGAAAGCTGGGAGTATCCCGTGCTGCCGAGGCCTGTGCTGGGTCAGGCCGGAAAATGAATCCTATGATGAGCGCATGATCATTGAACGTTCCAGCCAACTGCCGGCAGATCCTTCCTCTGTCTTCGATTGGTTCTCCCGGCCAGGTGCCATTGTCCGCCTTCTTCCCCCTTGGCTGCCTCTGAAACCCCTTCGCGAGGCGGCGTCACTTGAGGATGGGACTGCCGTGTTGGGAATTCCCGGAGGTTTGAGGTGGATTGCGAAACACCAGCCCCTCGAGTTCTCCGAAAATCGCCGCTTTGTCGACCAGCTGGAGCCCGAAGGCCTTCGCGGCTTGCCGACCCGGCCGATTAAGTGGAAGCATGAGCACCTTTTTGAGCCTGCAGGAACAGGTGCGACTACGGTCAGCGACCGCATCGAATCGAATGTGCCGCGGCGCCGGATCGAGCAGATGCTCGCTTATCGCCATCGGCAATTGGCAGCGGATTTTGCCGCCCACCGCAGCGCGGCTGAAGCCGGGCTGGCTCCTCAGGTAATTGCCGTGACTGGATCCAGCGGCCTGGTTGGCGAGGCGTTGTGCGCCTTCTTGTCCACAGGTGGCCATCGCGTCATCAAGCTGGTGAGACGTGCGCCGGCA harbors:
- a CDS encoding 3-methyladenine DNA glycosylase, which encodes MPVTAAVLEASQWTPLAHSHEARARAFGEPFVERRMTGRKHPIEDFLFTYYTQKPGQLYRWHPGLNVVLTGQEAQERATWKFYRAVETGQGTGYEFDVQAFAQARARAIEFARVILAGTSQRPGNFACFGLHEWAMAYKSEDNGIRHEYLPLRLGAKGTDAVVESEKIRCTHFDAFRFYTPQAIELNELQPTRETQRDLEQPGCLHANMDLYKWAYKLSPAVPSSLVMDCFELAWDIRTMDMQASPYDLADWGHEPIRIETPSGKAEYIRRQKGFASRADHLRLKLLEVANSLQLAPKD
- a CDS encoding DUF664 domain-containing protein, translating into MADFPIWEPPIFASEQEHLFAMLDRLRATFRYKADGLNLEQLKARLPSSELSMGGLLQHLSTVEDEKFSYFIARERPEVLLEFLEQDKNPFIVQDDEDPRALYERYDKAVAKSRLIQQQIIDDGTLDTASGLGFEGQQPSVRRIICDLIEEYGRHTGHSDLIREAIDGRVGEDPPQDFLPMWFKG